A single region of the Neisseria zoodegmatis genome encodes:
- a CDS encoding endonuclease/exonuclease/phosphatase family protein produces the protein MTYYAGLKRIHDLTARHRTIEGLQRLRKALAEQIPTRTVSDTLLLATWNIREFDSGKYGYRSEEAYYYIAEILNHFDLIAIQEVRDGLYPLQHLQRLLGDNWQFLVTDVTLGTSGNSERMAYLYDRRKVSFTGLAAELVLPKDKNAEQEPLQLARSPYVAGFKAGWAYLTLATVHIYYGKGVAVDPRRFDEIKSFSRTIAKHAAKLSGAPQYQPGAEVKPDNLIMLGDFNIFNRSDVTMQAITEAGFVVPEELKIIPGSNVAKDRHYDQIAYYKQLAKLKPTGRAGVFDFFEHVYRLEDEAAYARERETKPGRSFKDWRTYRMSDHLPMWIELGIDDSDTYLNALK, from the coding sequence ATGCCGGACTCAAACGCATTCACGACCTTACCGCCCGCCACCGCACCATCGAAGGCCTGCAACGTCTGCGCAAAGCCTTGGCCGAGCAGATTCCCACACGCACCGTCTCCGACACTCTGCTGCTTGCCACATGGAACATCCGCGAGTTCGATTCCGGCAAATACGGCTACCGCAGCGAAGAAGCTTATTACTACATTGCCGAAATCCTCAACCATTTCGACCTTATTGCCATCCAAGAAGTGCGCGACGGCCTCTACCCGCTGCAACACCTGCAACGGCTGCTCGGCGACAACTGGCAGTTTCTCGTTACCGACGTAACCCTAGGCACGTCCGGCAACTCCGAGCGCATGGCCTATCTCTATGACCGCCGCAAAGTCAGCTTCACCGGTTTGGCCGCCGAACTCGTACTGCCCAAAGACAAAAACGCTGAACAGGAACCCTTGCAGCTCGCCCGTTCACCCTATGTGGCAGGCTTCAAAGCAGGCTGGGCCTACCTTACCCTCGCCACCGTACACATCTACTACGGCAAAGGCGTGGCCGTCGATCCGCGCCGATTCGACGAAATCAAATCATTCAGCCGCACCATCGCCAAACACGCCGCCAAACTTTCCGGCGCACCGCAATACCAGCCCGGCGCAGAAGTGAAGCCCGACAACCTCATCATGCTCGGCGACTTCAACATCTTCAACCGCAGCGACGTCACCATGCAGGCGATTACCGAAGCCGGATTCGTCGTTCCTGAAGAACTCAAAATCATTCCCGGCTCCAACGTCGCCAAAGACCGCCACTACGACCAAATCGCCTACTACAAACAGCTTGCCAAACTCAAGCCCACCGGACGCGCAGGCGTATTCGACTTCTTCGAACACGTTTACCGCTTGGAAGACGAAGCCGCCTACGCCCGAGAGCGCGAAACCAAGCCCGGCCGCAGTTTCAAAGACTGGCGCACCTACCGCATGAGCGACCACCTGCCGATGTGGATTGAATTGGGGATTGACGACAGCGATACCTATCTCAACGCCTTAAAATAA
- the hpnD gene encoding presqualene diphosphate synthase HpnD — MLPLEYCRHKAAESKSSFLAGFRFLPQPKRDAMTVLYAFCRELDDVVDDCSDQHVAQTTLNWWRIELAKVFGSETPEHPVCRALKTVAADFGLPQEEFEDIINGMQMDLEQARYGRFEDLKLYCYRVAGVVGRLIARILGFRRPETLQYAETLGLALQLTNIIRDVGEDACNGRIYLPTEELQRFNVPAQVLMQRTPTPEFAALMDFQVNRARDTYREAVALLPSEDKKSQKAGLVMGSIYYALLNEIAADGAENVLKYKIAIPSPRKKRIALKTWLFGFNP, encoded by the coding sequence GTGCTGCCGCTCGAATACTGCCGTCACAAAGCCGCCGAAAGCAAATCCAGCTTTCTAGCGGGTTTTCGTTTTCTGCCGCAACCGAAACGCGATGCCATGACCGTGCTGTATGCCTTCTGCCGCGAGCTGGACGACGTGGTGGACGACTGTTCCGACCAACACGTTGCCCAAACCACGCTCAACTGGTGGCGGATCGAGCTGGCCAAAGTGTTCGGCAGCGAAACGCCGGAGCACCCCGTTTGCCGTGCCTTGAAAACCGTTGCCGCCGATTTCGGCCTGCCGCAGGAAGAGTTTGAAGACATCATCAACGGCATGCAGATGGATTTGGAGCAGGCGCGCTACGGGCGTTTTGAAGACCTGAAACTTTACTGCTACCGCGTGGCGGGCGTGGTCGGGCGGCTGATTGCCCGCATTCTCGGTTTCAGACGGCCTGAAACGCTGCAATACGCCGAAACGCTCGGCTTGGCTCTGCAACTTACCAACATCATCCGCGACGTGGGCGAAGACGCATGCAACGGGCGCATTTATCTGCCCACCGAAGAATTGCAGCGTTTCAACGTGCCCGCGCAAGTGCTGATGCAGCGCACGCCCACGCCCGAATTCGCCGCGCTGATGGATTTCCAAGTCAACCGCGCCCGCGATACCTACCGCGAAGCCGTGGCGCTGCTGCCGTCTGAAGACAAAAAATCGCAAAAAGCCGGTTTGGTGATGGGCAGCATTTACTATGCCTTATTGAACGAAATCGCCGCCGACGGTGCCGAAAACGTATTGAAATACAAAATCGCCATTCCTTCACCGCGCAAAAAACGCATCGCTCTGAAAACATGGCTGTTCGGATTTAACCCATGA